The sequence TGTCGATGAAGTCGATGACGATCAGGCCGGCCAGATCGCGCAGCCTGAGCTGACGCGCGACTTCCTCGGCCGCTTCCAGATTGGTGTGGAGTGCCGTGTCCTCAATCGAATGCTCCTTGGTGGAGCGACCCGAATTGACGTCGATGGCAACCAGCGCCTCGGTCTGGTTGATGATGATGTAGCCGCCGCTCTTCAGCGTCACTTGCGGCTGCAGCATGCGGTCGAGCTGCGCCTCGATGCCGTTGCGCACGAAGATCGGCGTCGTGTCGCGGAACGGCTGAACCACCTTGGCGTGGCTCGGCATCAGCATGCGCATGAAGTCCTTGGCTTCGCGATAGCCCTCCTCGCCGGAGACGAGAATCTCGTCGATATCCTTGTTGTAGAGGTCGCGCACCGAACGCTTGATCAGGCTGCCTTCCTCATAGACGAGGGCAGGGGCGGTGGACTGGAGCGTGAGATTGCGGACATTTTCCCAAAGCCGCATCAGATATTCGTAGTCGCGCTTGATCTCGGCCTTGGTGCGGCTCTCGCCGGCGGTGCGCAAGATGACGCCCATGCCTTGCGGCACTTCGAGATCGGCGACCACCTCCTTGAGGCGCTTGCGGTCGACCGCGCTGGTGATCTTGCGCGAAATGCCGCCGCCGCGCGCCGTGTTCGGCATCAGCACCGAATAACGGCCGGCAAGCGACAGATAGGTGGTGAGTGCGGCGCCCTTGTTGCCGCGCTCTTCCTTGACGACCTGCACCAAAAGGATCTGCCGGCGCTTGATCACTTCCTGGATCTTGTACTGGCGGCGCACCGGCTTGCGGCGATTGCGCACTTCCTCGAGCGCGTCCTCGGCGCCGACCGATCTCGACCTCGTGATCATCGGGATGCGAAGACTGTACTTCCTCCAGCATGCCGCGATCATTGTCGCTGGAGGTGGCTTCGCTGCCCTGTTCCGCCTGCGGGACGGGCTCGGAAATCACATCGCCTTCGACAGAGGCGGCGATCGATGTCGGGCCGCCCTCGCGGGTTTCGGTTTCGTCCTGTTCGGCGGAACCTTCATCATGGCCGGACGCATCAGCATGCCCCGAGGTGTCTGAATGTTCGGATGTATCGGCTGCGTGTTCGATGATCTCGGAGGTGTGGGAGATCTCCTCGACAACGATGTCGCCATTGTCGTTGCCTTCGCTTGGCTCGCCGGAGCCTTCGCCTGCCTCGCCCGCATCGCGCTTGTGCTCGCCGCGGTCGCGGCTCTTGCCGCCACGCCGGCGCCCGCGCCGTCCGCGATCGCGGCTCTGGCGGTCATCGCCGTCACCGTCCTCGTCCTCCTCGTCTTCGGCCTCCTGCGCTTCGGCGCGCAGCAGTGCCTGACGGTCGGCGACCGGGATCTGGTAGTAGTCGGGGTGTATTTCACTGAAGGCGAGAAAACCGTGACGGTTGCCGCCATATTCGACAAAGGCTGCCTGAAGGGAGGGTTCGACGCGCGTTACGCGGGCGAGGTAGATATTTCCTTTGAGCTGCTTCTTGTCCTGGGATTCAAAGTCGAATTCTTCGATACGGTTACCGCGTACGACGACAACTCGTGTTTCCTCCGGGTGGGAGGCGTCTATCAGCATCTTGTTGGGCATTATTTCGTTTCCCCCGGCAGCCGTCAGCCACAGCTGGCGGGGTAAAGCCCGCTGCTGTGTGTCTGGAGAGTGGGTGCCGGATAATTGAATGTCCGCCGGACGGTGCCTGCGCGTCATGGCGGTGCCGCCCGCAGCCATACTGGCGCGGTTTGATGCGGACCTTTCCATGATTGCGCTTGAAGCCATCGTCACCAGCAGAACCTTTTGAACCAAAGCCCGGAAACCGGACCAGCTTGTTTGCTCATACAGAGCCGGCACGGGAACAGACCCGGCCGTTTTCCTCACGCAGGTGATTCCCCCGCCACGGGAGCACACCTGCGAAATTCGTCGCAATCACCTGAAGCCTTTTCGCGTGAAGCGAAAGGAGCCGCCTTTCATCTGACCCTGTAGCAGGAAGCTGCGGAGGAGGGCGGTTCCAGGATTGCAGTGATCCACTATCGCTTTTATGATTTGGCGGGTTGGAAGGCAACCCCGATTTCCGATGCCGGCAAAAAGCAGTTCCGTAACGTAAGCTTGGGTTCTGATCCTTGTGTGAAAAGGCTTGGTTAACCTTCTCTGGATACCAATCGTTAATCGAGTTCGCGCCTAACCGGCACTTCGACGAAACGAGCGGGCGCCTGGCGCCAAACCGGGAGCGACTGGAAGAGAGATGGGACTGGCAGGCTTCACAGGCAAGGGATGTCGTGTCGGCGGCCGGATTCTGGGCGCCCTATGCCTTCTGCTGCTGGTGGTGATTTCACAGACCTTTTCCTCGGTTGCCAATGCCGCCGACGCGCCGCTGGTGGCAAAAGGCTACAAGATGGCGGGCGATGCCACCAAGATGCGCATCGTCATGGATTTCGATCGGGAACCTGACATCAAATGGTTCCTGTTGCGCGGCCCCAATCGTCTGGTCATCGACCTGGCGAATACCAAGCTGGCCATCGACGCCAAGGATTTGAAGCCGCGCGGCCTGGTCAAGGGCGTGCGCCTGGGCGCGCTCGGCGAAGGCGTTTCGCGGCTGATCCTCACCGGCAAGGGGCCGTTCGCCGTCGACAAGCTGGATGTGCTCAAGAATGAGGACGGAACCGGCTACCGCATCGCCATCGACATGTCGGCGGCCTCGGAGCGGGAATTCGACGCCGCCCTTGCCAACCAGGCGCTGACCACCGGCTCGACGGTTTCGACCGACAAGGGCGGGCGGGTCGGCACCGGGCCGGTCTCCAATCCGGGTCACCGCTTCACGGTCGTTATCGACCCCGGCCATGGCGGCGTCGACGGCGGCGCCGAGGGTCTGAACGGCACGATCGAGAAGAATATCACGCTGGCCTTCGCCACGGAGCTGCGCGACAAGCTCGCGGCCGTCGGCAAATATGATGTCTTCATGACCCGCGACACCGACGAATATCTGCGTCTGGACGACCGCGTGCGCATTGCCCGCCAGCATGAGGCCGATCTGCTGATTTCGATCCATGCCGATACAATCAGCGTCAAGGGCATCCGCGGCGCCACCGTCTACACCGTCTCCGACAAGGCGTCGGATCCCGAGGCGCAAGCGCTTGCCGACCGCGAAAATCTCTCCGACCAGTTCGCCGGCATGGTCATCAAGGACGATAACAAGGAAGTGACCGACATCCTGATCGACCTTATCCGCCGCGAGACGCACACATTTTCGATGAGTTTCGCCCACACCTTGGTCGGCCAGCTGTCGACCAGCGTCGGCCTCATCAACAATCCGCAGCGTTCCGCGGGCTTCAAGGTGCTGAAGGCACCGGACGTGCCATCCGTTCTGGTC is a genomic window of Mesorhizobium huakuii containing:
- a CDS encoding N-acetylmuramoyl-L-alanine amidase, yielding MGLAGFTGKGCRVGGRILGALCLLLLVVISQTFSSVANAADAPLVAKGYKMAGDATKMRIVMDFDREPDIKWFLLRGPNRLVIDLANTKLAIDAKDLKPRGLVKGVRLGALGEGVSRLILTGKGPFAVDKLDVLKNEDGTGYRIAIDMSAASEREFDAALANQALTTGSTVSTDKGGRVGTGPVSNPGHRFTVVIDPGHGGVDGGAEGLNGTIEKNITLAFATELRDKLAAVGKYDVFMTRDTDEYLRLDDRVRIARQHEADLLISIHADTISVKGIRGATVYTVSDKASDPEAQALADRENLSDQFAGMVIKDDNKEVTDILIDLIRRETHTFSMSFAHTLVGQLSTSVGLINNPQRSAGFKVLKAPDVPSVLVELGYLSNAKDEAQLLDAEWRNKAAQSITNAVALFASARAGTVTGG